In Sulfitobacter sp. OXR-159, one DNA window encodes the following:
- a CDS encoding tyrosine-type recombinase/integrase: MKPAKPQIKKKRLVWKWDRHRAAWMPYYRVTHTVAGKQTEKTWLIDWQGDARTLDTIYWELHTGRDQRQKTPAKQTWRECIEAWRADITVQQDLAASTKTSYRRDMDRILEKNGDKTMARTTRPGLKAALAKMADQPRKASKYAQTISILWNYALSELDWPLGANPAKKLASYKPKSPYEPWPAWMIGKLDTAPDNVQTAAHLILGTGQRPNAAICMTHDQFKGETMFVLDEKGGELFETFCPKRLREFVAGLPRRGEYLLAKNLREPVGYSAIEKAFRAWRETLGPNAKPFTLHGLRKLAIIELAEAGASDAEIQAVTNQSAEMVVYYRKRANRLKLSKAAQERRE; encoded by the coding sequence TTGAAGCCAGCCAAGCCCCAGATCAAAAAGAAACGGTTGGTCTGGAAGTGGGACCGGCACCGGGCGGCATGGATGCCGTACTACCGGGTGACACACACGGTTGCAGGCAAGCAGACTGAGAAGACTTGGCTCATAGATTGGCAAGGCGATGCGCGCACCCTCGATACGATCTATTGGGAACTTCACACCGGGCGCGACCAGCGCCAGAAGACGCCAGCCAAGCAGACATGGCGCGAGTGCATAGAGGCATGGCGCGCAGACATAACCGTTCAACAAGACCTCGCCGCATCGACCAAGACGAGTTATCGCCGCGACATGGATCGCATCCTTGAGAAGAACGGCGACAAAACGATGGCACGAACCACCCGCCCCGGCCTAAAGGCCGCGCTGGCGAAGATGGCCGACCAGCCGCGCAAAGCCAGCAAATATGCGCAAACCATCTCCATCCTTTGGAACTATGCGCTCAGTGAACTCGACTGGCCCCTCGGCGCAAACCCTGCGAAGAAGTTGGCATCATACAAGCCAAAGAGCCCTTACGAGCCTTGGCCCGCATGGATGATTGGGAAGCTCGATACAGCGCCGGACAACGTGCAGACTGCTGCACACTTGATCCTTGGCACCGGCCAACGCCCGAACGCCGCGATCTGCATGACGCACGATCAATTCAAAGGCGAAACGATGTTCGTCCTGGACGAAAAAGGCGGCGAACTGTTTGAAACCTTCTGTCCTAAGCGGCTCCGCGAATTTGTCGCAGGGCTACCCCGCCGAGGGGAATACCTACTGGCCAAGAACCTACGCGAGCCGGTTGGATACAGCGCCATCGAAAAAGCATTCAGAGCTTGGAGGGAAACGCTCGGACCCAATGCCAAGCCGTTCACACTTCATGGCCTGCGCAAGCTGGCAATCATCGAACTGGCAGAAGCCGGAGCGAGTGACGCTGAGATCCAAGCAGTGACAAACCAGAGCGCGGAAATGGTTGTTTATTATCGCAAGCGAGCGAACCGCTTGAAGCTATCGAAAGCCGCTCAGGAACGCCGTGAATAG
- a CDS encoding helix-turn-helix domain-containing protein, translated as MNVEVPRLAVKETTAAKMLDLPASEFRRLVGAGALPPPCRLGGHDRWRVSDIEAILNGSAAQPDEDFEL; from the coding sequence ATGAACGTCGAGGTACCCCGCCTTGCGGTCAAAGAAACCACCGCCGCGAAGATGCTGGACCTGCCCGCATCGGAGTTCCGGCGGTTGGTTGGTGCGGGTGCTCTGCCGCCCCCCTGTCGATTAGGCGGGCACGATCGATGGCGCGTAAGCGATATTGAAGCCATACTGAACGGCAGTGCCGCACAACCAGACGAGGACTTTGAGCTTTGA
- a CDS encoding HNH endonuclease yields MSQLCKIDEVAEELGVPKASLRTAAENHGFLVRIGSAIRLERDRLPELAEAVEAHIQSENPVKIETKSSRERAERAAFWLKNIKNLPRDAPPNRYLSAAKRREIFERDGPTCAYFKNTEGPFAIDHIYPFSKGGGNEAHNLTVACQTCNSSKGNKLLKDWKPELST; encoded by the coding sequence ATGAGCCAGCTTTGCAAGATCGACGAAGTTGCGGAGGAACTGGGCGTTCCCAAAGCCAGCCTGCGCACCGCCGCTGAGAACCACGGATTCCTTGTGCGGATTGGCAGCGCTATTCGCCTCGAACGTGACCGCCTCCCGGAGTTGGCCGAGGCTGTTGAGGCGCATATCCAAAGCGAGAACCCCGTCAAAATTGAGACGAAATCATCGCGTGAGCGCGCCGAAAGAGCCGCGTTTTGGCTCAAAAATATCAAGAATCTGCCGCGCGACGCTCCGCCAAACCGTTACCTATCTGCCGCAAAGCGCAGAGAGATATTTGAGCGTGACGGGCCAACATGCGCCTATTTCAAAAACACCGAAGGCCCGTTCGCCATCGACCACATTTACCCCTTTTCCAAAGGCGGTGGTAATGAGGCACACAACCTTACTGTCGCTTGTCAGACGTGCAATTCGAGCAAGGGGAACAAGCTATTGAAGGATTGGAAGCCGGAGCTTTCGACATGA
- a CDS encoding HNH endonuclease — translation MSREVPEWVGKTNNTALPPRVKIRIFDRCGGKCAECGRKLGVAGEDPEFDHIVALINGGENRETNFQCLCRGCHRAKTNIDVATKSKDRRVKAKHLGIEKKKQRLPGSKGTKWKRKVDGTVVPRN, via the coding sequence ATGAGTAGAGAAGTTCCCGAGTGGGTCGGAAAGACCAACAACACCGCACTTCCGCCCCGCGTTAAAATTCGCATCTTCGACCGCTGCGGCGGCAAGTGCGCTGAGTGCGGGCGCAAGCTGGGTGTCGCCGGAGAAGACCCAGAGTTCGATCACATCGTCGCGCTTATCAACGGTGGCGAAAATCGCGAAACGAACTTCCAGTGCCTCTGCCGCGGCTGCCACCGCGCGAAGACCAACATCGACGTTGCCACCAAGTCCAAAGATCGCCGCGTCAAGGCAAAGCACCTCGGAATCGAGAAGAAGAAGCAGCGACTTCCGGGATCGAAGGGCACCAAGTGGAAGCGCAAGGTCGACGGCACCGTAGTGCCAAGGAATTGA
- a CDS encoding recombinase RecT, producing MSQVAKIPLRQVDSVQKLLLNDMAREQLGTVAANHMSPERLMRVTANAIRTTPKLQECNPLSFLGALMQCAALGLEPNTVLGHAYLIPFDNNRKIDGRWVKVPEVQLIIGYKGLIDLARRSGHITSISAHIHYDDDEVWEYEEGTEARLRHVPGPEDGKPLHAYAIAKFVEGGHAYVVLPWAKVMKIRNGSQGWQSAVKFGKTEKSPWHTHEDAMAKKTAIRALSKYLPLSVEFRDAVAVDNDGGAHVDYAKFAMNPNEGATIDGEYQEGEADVPEPENLDGTPQSAGETVDHDPQTGEVKEEPKQEDKPAEKKPAPKQETKPVEKPAEKEAEKQEKAPVEPEPGKFDQVMSAIKGDLMDAGAGYADEVLDFYKTQVDQIKAQSPELYDELQSFIAELPKGDEG from the coding sequence ATGAGCCAAGTAGCAAAAATACCCCTTCGCCAAGTGGATAGCGTTCAAAAACTCCTATTGAACGACATGGCGCGCGAACAGCTAGGCACGGTCGCGGCCAATCATATGAGCCCCGAACGCCTTATGCGCGTCACAGCCAACGCGATCCGCACCACGCCCAAGCTGCAAGAGTGCAACCCGCTCTCTTTCCTTGGCGCTCTGATGCAATGCGCGGCCCTTGGCCTCGAGCCGAACACCGTGCTGGGCCATGCTTATCTGATCCCCTTCGACAACAACCGCAAGATTGATGGCCGTTGGGTGAAGGTGCCCGAGGTGCAGCTTATCATCGGCTATAAGGGTCTGATCGACCTCGCCCGCCGCTCTGGCCATATCACCAGCATTTCCGCCCACATCCATTACGATGATGATGAAGTCTGGGAGTACGAGGAAGGCACAGAGGCGCGCTTGCGTCATGTTCCGGGCCCCGAGGACGGCAAGCCCCTCCATGCCTACGCTATCGCCAAATTCGTGGAAGGTGGTCACGCCTATGTCGTGCTGCCTTGGGCCAAGGTTATGAAGATCCGCAACGGGTCGCAGGGCTGGCAGTCTGCCGTCAAGTTCGGGAAAACCGAGAAAAGCCCATGGCACACTCATGAAGACGCGATGGCGAAGAAGACCGCGATCCGCGCCTTGTCGAAGTACCTGCCCCTGTCCGTTGAGTTCCGCGATGCGGTGGCTGTCGATAATGACGGTGGCGCCCATGTCGACTACGCCAAGTTTGCGATGAACCCCAATGAAGGCGCGACCATCGACGGCGAGTATCAAGAAGGCGAGGCCGACGTACCAGAGCCCGAAAACCTGGACGGAACACCCCAAAGCGCCGGAGAAACCGTCGACCACGATCCGCAGACCGGCGAGGTCAAGGAAGAACCGAAGCAGGAAGATAAGCCTGCTGAGAAGAAGCCCGCGCCCAAGCAGGAAACAAAGCCTGTCGAAAAGCCCGCCGAGAAAGAGGCAGAGAAGCAGGAAAAGGCTCCTGTGGAACCTGAACCGGGCAAGTTCGACCAAGTTATGAGCGCCATCAAAGGCGACCTGATGGACGCAGGCGCGGGCTATGCCGATGAAGTGCTGGATTTCTACAAGACGCAGGTCGACCAAATCAAAGCTCAATCGCCCGAGCTCTATGATGAACTGCAATCCTTCATCGCGGAACTGCCGAAGGGCGACGAAGGCTAA
- a CDS encoding HNH endonuclease signature motif containing protein, translated as MMRTVSPHILRVLLRYEAETGKLYWRERKADLFSGKNPERAKNVWNAHHAGQEAFLIRHKHGYLCGTVFKKRLLAHRVIWALVNGEWPADQIDHINGVRSDNRIVNLRSVSRSENMKNQKRPSDNSSGHTGVYWFAQTSRWTAQITKNRKTICLGYFKDLDQAVAARKKAEQELGFHVNHGRSA; from the coding sequence ATGATGCGTACAGTTTCCCCTCATATTCTTCGGGTTCTGCTTCGATATGAGGCTGAAACTGGAAAGTTGTACTGGCGTGAGCGCAAAGCGGACCTGTTCTCGGGGAAAAACCCGGAGAGAGCCAAAAACGTCTGGAATGCTCACCACGCGGGACAGGAAGCATTTCTTATCCGACACAAGCATGGGTACTTATGCGGTACCGTCTTCAAGAAACGCCTACTCGCCCACAGAGTGATTTGGGCGCTAGTTAACGGCGAATGGCCCGCAGACCAAATAGACCACATCAATGGGGTTCGGTCAGATAACCGTATTGTAAACCTACGTTCGGTTTCACGTTCCGAGAACATGAAAAACCAGAAGCGCCCATCGGACAATTCTAGTGGTCATACAGGGGTTTACTGGTTTGCTCAGACTAGCCGCTGGACCGCTCAAATAACCAAGAACAGGAAAACTATCTGTCTTGGGTATTTCAAAGACTTAGATCAGGCTGTGGCTGCGCGCAAGAAGGCCGAACAAGAGCTTGGCTTTCATGTGAACCACGGGAGGTCGGCATGA
- a CDS encoding helix-turn-helix transcriptional regulator, translated as MLVAKNIKDLMQARHMDAAKLARAAEINPTGIYDILSGKSQSPKIVTLAKIAKGLNVPLAALFETATDLELKSDIIALFERLPAPQRELLLKTAQAWSEALEEPQSSAK; from the coding sequence ATGCTCGTTGCCAAGAACATCAAAGACTTGATGCAAGCCAGACATATGGACGCTGCAAAGCTGGCAAGAGCAGCCGAGATCAACCCGACAGGTATCTATGACATCCTGTCCGGCAAGAGCCAAAGCCCGAAGATCGTTACCCTTGCGAAAATTGCTAAAGGATTGAACGTTCCACTGGCTGCGCTGTTCGAGACAGCAACAGACTTAGAGCTTAAATCGGATATCATTGCTCTCTTTGAGAGGTTGCCGGCCCCTCAGAGGGAACTTCTTCTGAAAACTGCTCAGGCTTGGTCTGAAGCGCTCGAAGAACCTCAATCTTCAGCAAAATAA
- a CDS encoding Rap1a/Tai family immunity protein, which produces MKKLALMLALAGGPAAAQMITANELYDICAQTTDVEVAECYAYATGAHEAFSDAGRLGGLDKYCPPPDAPNAEIPRLFGQYLRANQNTADWGASTVIYLALLDAYPC; this is translated from the coding sequence ATGAAAAAACTTGCTCTTATGCTGGCTCTTGCTGGCGGGCCTGCGGCGGCCCAGATGATAACCGCGAACGAACTCTACGACATCTGCGCCCAGACGACGGACGTTGAGGTTGCAGAGTGCTATGCCTATGCCACAGGCGCGCATGAAGCGTTCTCTGATGCTGGTCGTCTCGGCGGGTTGGACAAGTATTGCCCCCCGCCCGACGCCCCCAACGCAGAGATACCGCGGCTGTTCGGCCAATACCTGAGAGCGAACCAGAATACGGCTGATTGGGGCGCGTCCACGGTGATCTATCTCGCCCTGCTGGACGCCTACCCCTGCTGA
- a CDS encoding transposase family protein: MPALCARRCRMSARANEFLVWRAGTSVNWDCTQKDIAAEVGLSVGAVRAIMKRRGWSCNHVGQDQDPYAYAHLHTNARHHPTLRELGVEI; this comes from the coding sequence ATTCCCGCGCTCTGCGCAAGGCGGTGCCGCATGAGCGCCCGGGCTAATGAGTTCTTGGTCTGGCGGGCGGGCACGTCCGTCAACTGGGATTGCACTCAGAAAGACATCGCCGCCGAGGTCGGTCTATCGGTTGGCGCGGTCAGGGCGATCATGAAGCGCCGGGGATGGTCGTGCAATCATGTGGGGCAGGACCAAGACCCCTACGCCTATGCTCACCTTCACACCAATGCGCGGCATCATCCAACCCTCCGCGAACTGGGGGTCGAGATATGA
- a CDS encoding helix-turn-helix domain-containing protein, translating into MIETQNAKILAHLQAGRSITFWEAVENFGVMHLPRRILDLKEAGHTIGDDWVKQNGKRFKRWFLIKSAPQKAPEQGALL; encoded by the coding sequence ATGATTGAGACGCAGAACGCCAAGATCCTCGCACACTTGCAGGCGGGTCGATCGATCACCTTCTGGGAGGCCGTCGAGAACTTCGGCGTGATGCACCTTCCGCGCCGCATCCTCGATCTCAAGGAAGCCGGTCACACCATCGGTGACGACTGGGTGAAGCAGAACGGCAAGCGGTTCAAACGCTGGTTTCTCATTAAATCCGCGCCCCAAAAGGCGCCAGAACAAGGGGCATTGCTATGA